Proteins encoded in a region of the Streptomyces sp. NBC_00513 genome:
- a CDS encoding helix-turn-helix transcriptional regulator: protein MYAKNEHGQVRPAAGGGGEPARGGESARGAGGDRDVPEAARWFEALAAYAPAPAFIRDGQGRYLWVNAAYAHLYRMESHAVVGRTVEEIDAPDDAAMFRALDREVLSSRRPVRHTLVFRHPDGTPRQVTGHRFVLDHGRGLRVGGIYTDVTDQARALEDKAVAAEELHALWERSGLAIVTLDLRGRIQRVSGGVAELLGGDRASLEGTRALGHLRGDARTVRRAWVDLVAGKASRRTCSVVCATASGESKVLRADLAVVRRQGAPDRVSAVLTSLSVGFDAPARVSPVQLRVLALMAAGRSNGAIATDLGLSRQALDYHLRRLRGALDAESRPALVARAYTLGILDTGVWPPRATVPPCQG, encoded by the coding sequence ATGTACGCGAAGAACGAGCACGGGCAGGTACGGCCGGCGGCCGGCGGGGGCGGGGAGCCGGCACGAGGAGGGGAGTCCGCGCGGGGCGCGGGCGGCGACCGGGACGTTCCCGAAGCCGCGCGATGGTTCGAGGCCCTCGCCGCGTACGCCCCCGCGCCCGCCTTCATCCGCGACGGACAGGGCCGGTACCTGTGGGTGAACGCCGCCTACGCCCACCTCTACCGCATGGAGTCGCACGCCGTGGTCGGCCGGACCGTGGAGGAGATCGACGCCCCCGACGACGCCGCCATGTTCCGGGCCCTGGACCGCGAGGTGCTGTCGTCCCGCCGGCCGGTCCGCCACACCCTCGTCTTCCGGCACCCCGACGGGACACCCCGCCAGGTCACCGGGCACCGATTCGTCCTGGACCACGGCCGGGGCCTGCGCGTGGGCGGGATCTACACCGACGTCACCGACCAGGCAAGGGCGCTGGAGGACAAGGCCGTCGCCGCCGAGGAACTCCACGCCCTGTGGGAGCGCTCGGGGTTGGCCATCGTGACCCTGGACCTGCGGGGCCGGATACAGCGGGTCAGCGGGGGAGTCGCGGAACTGCTCGGGGGCGACCGCGCCTCCCTGGAGGGCACCCGCGCCCTCGGACACCTGCGCGGTGACGCCCGGACGGTGCGGCGCGCGTGGGTGGACCTGGTCGCCGGAAAGGCGTCCCGGCGCACGTGTTCCGTGGTCTGCGCCACGGCCTCGGGCGAGAGCAAGGTCCTGCGGGCCGATCTCGCGGTGGTCAGACGCCAGGGTGCTCCCGACCGGGTCTCTGCCGTACTGACCTCGCTGAGCGTCGGGTTCGACGCGCCCGCCCGGGTGAGCCCCGTGCAACTGCGGGTCCTCGCCCTGATGGCGGCCGGCCGGTCCAACGGAGCCATCGCCACCGACCTGGGACTCTCCCGCCAGGCGCTGGACTACCACCTGCGCCGACTGCGCGGAGCACTTGACGCGGAATCACGCCCCGCCCTGGTGGCCCGCGCCTACACCCTCGGCATCCTCGACACGGGGGTGTGGCCCCCGCGCGCCACCGTCCCGCCCTGTCAGGGCTGA
- a CDS encoding chitinase translates to MLSRGTRLLLAGLATALALPSLIAATPASTSASTSDPAPRADTCAVKSRPAGKVLQGYWENWDGAANGVHPPLGWIPITDSRIRSHGYNVINAAFPVIRSDGTVLWEDGMDSTVKVATPTEMCQAKASGQTILMSIGGAAAGIDLSSAAVADRFVATVVPILQKYNFDGIDIDIETGLVGSGSITTLSASQANLIRIIDGVLARMPSNFGLTMAPETAYVTGGSVAYGSIWGAYLPIVKKYADNGRLWWLNMQYYNGSMYGCSGDSYSAGTVQGFTAQTGCLNKGLVIQGTTIKVPYDKQVPGLPAQPGAGGGHMTPTLVAQAWNKYGNGLKGLMTWSVNWDGARNWTFGNNVKAIQGR, encoded by the coding sequence ATGCTCTCTCGCGGTACACGCCTGTTGTTGGCCGGCCTGGCCACCGCCCTCGCCTTACCGAGCCTGATCGCGGCCACCCCGGCCTCCACCTCGGCCTCCACCTCGGACCCGGCCCCGCGGGCCGACACCTGCGCCGTCAAGTCGAGGCCCGCGGGAAAGGTCCTACAGGGCTACTGGGAGAACTGGGACGGGGCCGCCAACGGCGTGCACCCGCCGCTCGGTTGGATCCCGATCACCGACAGCCGCATCCGGAGTCACGGCTACAACGTGATCAACGCCGCGTTCCCGGTCATCCGCTCGGACGGCACCGTCCTGTGGGAGGACGGGATGGACTCCACGGTGAAGGTGGCCACGCCGACCGAGATGTGCCAGGCCAAGGCCTCCGGCCAGACCATCCTGATGTCCATCGGCGGCGCGGCGGCGGGCATCGACCTCAGCTCCGCCGCAGTCGCCGACCGGTTCGTCGCGACGGTCGTGCCGATCCTGCAGAAGTACAACTTCGACGGCATCGACATCGACATCGAGACCGGCCTCGTCGGCAGCGGAAGCATCACCACGCTGTCGGCCTCGCAGGCCAACCTCATCCGCATCATCGACGGCGTGCTCGCCCGAATGCCCTCGAACTTCGGCCTCACGATGGCACCCGAGACGGCCTACGTCACCGGCGGCAGCGTGGCGTACGGCTCGATCTGGGGCGCCTACCTCCCCATCGTGAAGAAGTACGCGGACAACGGCCGCCTGTGGTGGCTGAACATGCAGTACTACAACGGCAGCATGTACGGCTGCTCGGGCGATTCCTACTCCGCGGGCACCGTGCAGGGCTTCACGGCGCAGACCGGCTGCCTGAACAAGGGTCTCGTCATCCAGGGCACCACCATCAAGGTCCCGTACGACAAGCAGGTCCCCGGACTCCCGGCCCAGCCGGGCGCGGGCGGCGGTCACATGACCCCGACCCTGGTGGCGCAGGCCTGGAACAAGTACGGGAACGGCCTCAAGGGCCTGATGACCTGGTCCGTGAACTGGGACGGCGCCAGGAACTGGACCTTCGGAAACAACGTCAAGGCGATCCAGGGCCGCTGA
- a CDS encoding MarR family winged helix-turn-helix transcriptional regulator yields the protein MAERAQYEELARELSAIGAVKRDLGRILPQDCPAGSAAVLHLLGRHGDMRMSRLAELLSVDMSVTSRHVAHVADRGWIERRPDPADKRSRILHLTAAGGEQLDELSRRSSQLLADRLSDWSDEEVGRLVRLMSRLRESFGDCRSGGVHRTRPN from the coding sequence ATGGCCGAGCGGGCGCAGTACGAGGAATTGGCTCGCGAGCTCAGTGCCATCGGCGCCGTCAAGAGGGACCTGGGGCGGATCCTGCCCCAGGACTGCCCGGCCGGATCCGCCGCCGTGCTGCACCTTCTCGGCCGGCACGGGGACATGCGCATGAGCAGGCTCGCCGAGCTGCTCTCCGTGGACATGTCCGTCACCAGCCGACACGTCGCACACGTCGCGGACCGGGGCTGGATCGAACGGCGCCCCGACCCGGCCGACAAGCGCTCACGCATCCTGCACCTCACCGCCGCCGGAGGGGAACAGCTCGACGAGCTCTCCCGACGCTCCTCTCAGTTGCTCGCCGACCGGTTGAGCGACTGGTCCGACGAGGAGGTGGGCCGGCTCGTCCGGCTCATGTCCCGGCTGCGCGAGAGCTTCGGTGACTGCCGCTCCGGCGGCGTGCACCGCACACGACCGAACTGA
- a CDS encoding MFS transporter, whose protein sequence is MATTTPAGVRGSHAKHGGGHDGAPMTHRQIMEALSGLLLGMFVAILSSTIVSNALPEIIGDLGGGQSAYTWVVTAALLSMTAATPLWGKLSDLYSKKALVQIALVIYVLGSAAAGLSQNAGMLIACRVVQGIGVGGLSALAQIVMAAMISPRERGRYSGYLGATFAVATVGGPLLGGVITDTDWLGWRWCFYVGVPFAIIALIVLQKTLHLPVVKREVKVDWGGAFFISAAVSLLLVWVTFAGDKYDWISWQTFAMVGGSIALGLLFVLVESKAAEPIIPLRLFRNRTIALSSIASLFVGVAMFTGTVFFSQYFQLARDKSPTMSGVMTIPMIAGLFVSSTVSGQVITKTGKWKAWLLCGGVLVTAGLGLLGTIRYDTEYWHIAIFMALLGLGIGMMMQNLVLCTQNQVAPSDLGSASSTVTFFRSLGGAIGVSALGAVMANRITHYAQDGLATLDPKYAAAAAGSSSGSSIPDMDSLPGPLRTVMESAYGHGIADVFLIAAPLALIAFLVTIFIKEVPLRTSGGLEQAASPVEAGPGRGDDVAVPASVTTSASRLAETGGVERTARNETATEAGPGTDDAEPGTTQQSTVVTAVATEGTGPVNGGTPVGGYVRGSESAPVPRAAVTLISLAGRQLGRSVSRADGSYAVDAPGSGSYVLIASADGFQPQASTIVVNGAPVAYDILLSGTSGLSGLVRAAGSGDPVQDAMVIVTDVRGDVLASATTGEQGEFSFVEMVPGSVTIAVNALGHRPAALPVEVGGAGVTRVEVELSPGARVQGVVRAPHGPLGDARVTLIDTAGNVVDTARTGADGAYAFTDLDSGEYTVIATSYPPVATALSVGVRGVDDHDIELAHPGE, encoded by the coding sequence ATGGCAACGACCACACCAGCCGGTGTGCGGGGCTCTCACGCCAAGCACGGAGGCGGCCACGACGGCGCACCGATGACGCACCGGCAGATCATGGAGGCGCTCTCCGGGCTGTTGCTCGGCATGTTCGTCGCGATCCTGTCGTCGACGATCGTCTCCAACGCCCTGCCCGAGATCATCGGCGACCTGGGCGGCGGCCAGTCCGCCTACACCTGGGTCGTCACCGCCGCACTGCTCTCCATGACGGCCGCCACCCCCCTGTGGGGCAAGCTCTCCGACCTGTACAGCAAGAAGGCGCTCGTCCAGATAGCCCTGGTCATCTACGTGCTGGGATCGGCCGCCGCCGGCCTGTCCCAGAACGCGGGGATGCTCATCGCCTGCCGCGTGGTCCAGGGCATCGGCGTCGGCGGCCTGTCCGCCCTCGCGCAGATCGTGATGGCCGCGATGATCTCCCCGCGCGAGCGCGGCCGCTACAGCGGCTACCTCGGCGCGACCTTCGCCGTCGCCACCGTCGGCGGACCGCTCCTCGGCGGCGTCATCACCGACACCGACTGGCTCGGCTGGCGCTGGTGCTTCTACGTCGGCGTGCCCTTCGCGATCATCGCGCTGATCGTGCTCCAGAAGACCCTGCACCTGCCCGTCGTCAAGCGCGAGGTCAAGGTCGACTGGGGCGGCGCGTTCTTCATCTCGGCCGCCGTGTCGCTGCTGCTGGTGTGGGTCACGTTCGCCGGCGACAAGTACGACTGGATCTCCTGGCAGACGTTCGCCATGGTCGGCGGATCGATCGCCCTCGGGCTGCTGTTCGTGCTCGTCGAGTCCAAGGCCGCCGAACCGATCATCCCGCTGCGCCTGTTCCGCAACCGCACCATCGCGCTGTCGTCGATCGCCTCGCTGTTCGTCGGTGTCGCGATGTTCACCGGCACGGTGTTCTTCAGCCAGTACTTCCAGCTGGCCCGCGACAAGTCCCCGACCATGTCGGGCGTGATGACGATTCCGATGATCGCCGGTCTGTTCGTCTCCTCCACCGTCTCCGGCCAGGTGATCACCAAGACCGGCAAGTGGAAGGCGTGGCTGCTCTGCGGTGGCGTGCTGGTGACCGCGGGTCTGGGCCTGCTCGGCACGATCCGCTACGACACCGAGTACTGGCACATCGCGATCTTCATGGCGCTGCTGGGCCTCGGCATCGGAATGATGATGCAGAACCTCGTGCTGTGCACGCAGAACCAGGTGGCGCCGTCCGACCTCGGGTCGGCCAGCTCCACGGTGACCTTCTTCCGTTCCCTCGGCGGCGCGATCGGCGTCTCCGCGCTCGGCGCGGTGATGGCCAACCGGATCACCCACTACGCCCAGGACGGGCTCGCCACCCTCGACCCGAAGTACGCGGCGGCCGCCGCCGGTTCCAGCTCCGGCAGCAGCATCCCGGACATGGACAGCCTGCCGGGCCCGCTGCGCACCGTCATGGAGAGCGCGTACGGCCACGGCATCGCGGACGTCTTCCTGATCGCCGCGCCGCTCGCACTGATCGCCTTCCTCGTCACGATCTTCATCAAGGAGGTCCCGCTGCGGACCTCGGGCGGTCTGGAGCAGGCCGCCTCGCCCGTCGAGGCGGGCCCGGGACGCGGCGACGACGTCGCGGTCCCCGCGTCCGTGACGACCTCGGCGTCGCGGCTCGCCGAGACCGGCGGCGTAGAACGCACGGCGCGGAACGAGACCGCGACCGAAGCCGGACCCGGCACGGACGACGCCGAGCCCGGGACGACGCAGCAGTCGACCGTCGTCACCGCGGTGGCGACCGAAGGGACCGGTCCCGTGAACGGTGGTACTCCGGTGGGCGGTTACGTGCGCGGCTCCGAGAGCGCGCCCGTACCCCGGGCGGCCGTGACGCTGATCTCCCTCGCGGGACGCCAGCTGGGCCGGTCGGTCTCGCGTGCCGACGGCTCGTACGCCGTGGACGCGCCCGGCTCGGGCTCGTACGTCCTGATCGCCTCGGCCGACGGCTTCCAGCCGCAGGCGTCCACGATCGTGGTCAACGGCGCGCCGGTCGCGTACGACATCCTGCTGAGCGGTACGAGCGGGCTGAGCGGTCTCGTCCGGGCCGCCGGGAGCGGTGACCCGGTCCAGGACGCGATGGTCATCGTGACCGACGTCCGCGGTGACGTGTTGGCGTCCGCGACCACCGGCGAGCAGGGAGAGTTCTCCTTCGTCGAGATGGTGCCGGGCTCGGTGACCATCGCGGTGAACGCCCTCGGGCACCGCCCCGCGGCCCTGCCCGTCGAGGTCGGCGGCGCCGGCGTCACCCGGGTCGAGGTCGAGCTCAGCCCCGGCGCACGGGTCCAGGGTGTCGTACGGGCGCCGCACGGCCCGCTCGGCGACGCGCGGGTCACGCTGATCGACACGGCGGGCAACGTCGTCGACACGGCGAGGACCGGCGCGGACGGCGCGTACGCCTTCACCGACCTGG